Part of the Polyangiaceae bacterium genome, CGGGGTGCCACCGTCACCCATCGCTGCCGAGCACCGCGCGCACGCGCGCGACCGCTTCCCCGAGGTCCCGGGCAACGAGCTCCGCCGGCAGCCGCAACACCCGCCACCCGCGGCGACCAAGCTCCCGGTCCCGGCGCGCATCGGCCGCACGCCGGCTGGCGTGGTACGCGCCATCGACCTCAATCACGACGCGCACGGAGGGCACGGCGAAGTCCGCGATGTACCGGCCGACGACGTACTGACGTCGGACGACCGCGCCCAGCTTCCCGCCACGCAGCTCCCGCCA contains:
- a CDS encoding DUF559 domain-containing protein, with translation MRFAQTPTEEALWRELRGGKLGAVVRRQYVVGRYIADFAVPSVRVVIEVDGAYHASRRAADARRDRELGRRGWRVLRLPAELVARDLGEAVARVRAVLGSDG